In the genome of Altererythrobacter sp. TH136, one region contains:
- the coaD gene encoding pantetheine-phosphate adenylyltransferase yields the protein MAERIGIYPGTFDPITLGHMDIIERGSKLVDRLIIGVTTNIAKSPMFSDDERIAIVKRELAGVSGNITVVGFNSLLMDFAEAQGASVIIRGIRGVTDFEYEYQLTGMNRQLNDRIETIFLMADVSLQPIASRLVKEIALYGGDISKFVTPAIRTDVMAKVDQVGRRGTG from the coding sequence ATGGCTGAACGCATCGGCATTTATCCCGGCACCTTCGATCCCATCACGCTGGGCCACATGGACATCATCGAGCGCGGCTCGAAGCTGGTCGACCGGCTGATCATCGGGGTCACCACCAACATCGCCAAGTCGCCGATGTTCTCGGACGACGAGCGGATCGCGATCGTGAAGCGCGAACTCGCCGGGGTGAGCGGCAACATCACCGTGGTCGGTTTCAATTCGCTGCTGATGGATTTCGCCGAGGCGCAGGGCGCCTCCGTGATCATCCGCGGGATCCGCGGCGTGACCGACTTCGAATACGAATATCAGCTCACCGGCATGAACCGCCAGCTCAACGACCGGATCGAGACGATCTTCCTGATGGCCGATGTCAGCCTGCAGCCGATCGCCAGCCGGCTGGTAAAGGAAATCGCGCTGTACGGCGGCGACATTTCCAAGTTCGTCACCCCTGCCATTCGCACCGATGTGATGGCCAAAGTCGATCAGGTCGGCCGCCGGGGCACGGGCTAA
- a CDS encoding peptidylprolyl isomerase, giving the protein MLNRLLAAGALCALALASAASAQDEAAAPVAATETVAAAAEAPAAPRVYAPVDFNIANDPENILLLDLSNGQRVAIRLMPSWAPNHVERIKTLTREGFYNGVKFHRVIEGFMAQTGDPTGTGRGGSSLPDLKAEFNPMPHLRGTISMAHAASDDSANSQFFITFYPRFSLDRKYTNFGRVIAGMDAVDAINRGEPPAEPTVVLQASIAADGKPQAVAPPAPAIESPVSVDELNAPLTQ; this is encoded by the coding sequence ATGCTGAACCGCCTGCTCGCTGCCGGAGCGCTGTGCGCGCTGGCGCTCGCCTCTGCCGCTTCCGCGCAAGACGAGGCTGCGGCACCAGTTGCCGCCACTGAAACGGTGGCTGCCGCGGCGGAGGCTCCGGCCGCGCCGCGGGTGTACGCTCCGGTCGATTTCAACATCGCCAACGATCCCGAGAACATCCTCCTGCTCGACCTGTCGAACGGGCAGCGCGTGGCCATTCGCCTGATGCCGAGCTGGGCGCCCAATCACGTGGAGCGGATCAAGACCCTGACGCGCGAGGGGTTCTACAACGGGGTGAAATTCCACCGCGTGATCGAAGGCTTCATGGCGCAGACCGGCGATCCCACCGGCACCGGACGCGGCGGATCTTCGTTGCCCGACCTCAAGGCGGAGTTCAATCCGATGCCGCACCTGCGCGGGACCATCTCGATGGCCCACGCGGCGAGCGACGATTCGGCAAACAGCCAGTTCTTCATCACGTTTTATCCGCGCTTCAGCCTCGACCGGAAATACACCAATTTCGGACGGGTCATCGCCGGGATGGATGCCGTCGACGCGATCAACCGGGGCGAGCCGCCGGCTGAGCCTACCGTGGTGCTGCAAGCCTCCATCGCCGCGGACGGAAAGCCGCAGGCGGTGGCGCCGCCGGCGCCCGCGATCGAATCCCCGGTCAGTGTTGACGAGCTGAACGCGCCGCTGACGCAGTAA
- the queA gene encoding tRNA preQ1(34) S-adenosylmethionine ribosyltransferase-isomerase QueA, producing MRVDLFDFELPPELIALRPAAPRDAARLLVVQGAEAFADRIVRDLPTLLNPGDVLVFNDTRVIPAQLEGRRGEARIGATLHKRVDLRRWHAFVRNAKRLREGDTVVFGADVAAVAEARHPDGSWTLAFAGDEPVEVLLERAGRMPLPPYIAGKRPTDERDRSDYQTMFAARDGAVAAPTAALHFTPELIAALEAAGVAREILTLHVGAGTFLPVKADDTDDHAMHAEWGRIDAPTAARLNAAREAGGRVIAVGTTSLRLLESATGQDGIIRDFAGDTSIFITPGYRFRAVDGLMTNFHLPKSTLFMLVSALMGRERMQAVYARAIESGYRFYSYGDSSLLLP from the coding sequence ATGCGCGTAGACCTGTTCGATTTCGAATTGCCGCCCGAACTGATCGCGCTGCGGCCGGCCGCGCCGCGCGACGCGGCACGTCTGCTGGTGGTGCAGGGCGCAGAAGCGTTCGCCGACCGCATTGTGCGCGATTTGCCGACGTTGCTCAATCCGGGCGATGTGCTGGTGTTCAACGACACCCGCGTGATCCCGGCGCAACTGGAAGGCCGCCGGGGCGAGGCGCGGATCGGCGCGACGCTGCACAAGCGGGTCGACCTCAGGCGGTGGCACGCGTTCGTGCGCAATGCCAAGCGCCTGCGTGAGGGCGACACGGTGGTGTTCGGCGCGGACGTCGCCGCCGTGGCCGAAGCCCGCCATCCCGATGGTTCCTGGACCCTGGCGTTTGCCGGCGACGAGCCGGTCGAGGTCCTGCTTGAGCGGGCGGGCCGGATGCCGCTGCCGCCCTACATCGCCGGCAAGCGCCCGACGGACGAACGCGACAGAAGCGACTACCAGACGATGTTCGCCGCGCGCGACGGGGCGGTGGCGGCGCCGACCGCCGCGCTCCACTTCACGCCGGAACTGATAGCCGCGCTGGAGGCGGCTGGCGTGGCGCGCGAAATCCTCACGCTGCATGTCGGCGCGGGCACATTCCTCCCGGTCAAGGCCGACGACACCGATGACCACGCCATGCACGCGGAGTGGGGCCGGATCGATGCGCCGACCGCGGCGCGCCTGAACGCCGCGCGAGAGGCGGGGGGCAGGGTGATTGCGGTCGGCACCACATCGCTTCGCCTGCTCGAAAGTGCCACCGGCCAGGACGGCATCATCCGCGATTTTGCGGGCGACACCTCCATCTTCATCACCCCCGGCTATCGATTCAGAGCCGTGGATGGGCTGATGACCAACTTCCACCTGCCGAAATCGACCCTGTTCATGCTTGTATCGGCGCTGATGGGCCGCGAGCGGATGCAGGCGGTCTATGCCCGCGCGATCGAGAGCGGATATCGCTTTTACAGCTATGGGGATTCGTCGCTGCTGCTCCCCTGA
- a CDS encoding cupin domain-containing protein, which translates to MKGYHGDIESATEGNTDFRRVLYTGHNIQLVLMSIPPGEEIGAEVHEDRDQFFRFEAGEGEVMVDDTTYRVKADDAVIVPQGARHNVRCTGSEPLKMYTIYGPPEHIDGTVHRTPDEAKSAHEHFDGKTTE; encoded by the coding sequence ATGAAGGGCTATCACGGCGACATCGAGAGCGCGACCGAGGGCAACACGGACTTCCGCCGCGTCCTGTACACGGGGCACAATATTCAGCTGGTGCTGATGAGCATCCCGCCGGGCGAGGAAATCGGCGCCGAAGTGCACGAGGACCGCGACCAGTTCTTCCGCTTCGAAGCCGGCGAGGGAGAGGTGATGGTCGATGACACCACCTACCGCGTCAAAGCCGACGATGCGGTGATCGTGCCGCAGGGCGCGCGGCACAACGTGCGCTGCACCGGCAGCGAGCCGCTCAAGATGTACACGATCTACGGCCCGCCCGAACATATCGACGGCACCGTTCACCGGACCCCGGACGAGGCGAAGTCGGCCCACGAGCATTTCGACGGCAAGACGACCGAGTAG
- a CDS encoding TetR/AcrR family transcriptional regulator: MSTSESTYHHGSLRDALIAAGMKSLEGPDGLDLSLRELARTVGVSPTAVYRHFPNKDALLAALAREGLALLGAAQRSAHDAAGGGPAGFVEIGRAYVRFALAHPALFRLVFAHGEPAGDKSDPASALLHETTAELCGGDGPAAGRLALQAWSLGHGIAMLMLDKRLPADDALIEQLICPGSFLDLGNGAFDRA, from the coding sequence GTGTCAACATCAGAATCGACTTATCATCACGGCTCCCTGCGCGATGCGCTGATCGCTGCGGGGATGAAGTCGCTCGAGGGGCCGGACGGGCTCGATCTGTCGCTGCGCGAACTGGCGCGCACAGTGGGGGTTTCGCCAACGGCGGTTTACCGGCACTTCCCCAACAAGGACGCGCTGCTGGCCGCTCTGGCGCGCGAGGGATTGGCGCTGCTGGGTGCCGCGCAGCGCAGCGCGCACGATGCGGCGGGCGGCGGTCCAGCGGGTTTCGTGGAGATCGGCCGCGCTTACGTGCGGTTTGCCTTGGCCCACCCCGCGCTGTTCCGGCTGGTGTTTGCCCATGGTGAACCGGCGGGTGACAAGTCCGACCCCGCGTCCGCGCTGTTGCACGAGACCACGGCCGAACTGTGCGGCGGCGATGGCCCCGCGGCAGGCCGGCTCGCCCTGCAGGCGTGGTCGCTGGGTCACGGAATTGCCATGCTGATGCTCGACAAGCGGCTGCCCGCGGATGATGCGCTGATCGAGCAATTGATCTGCCCCGGATCCTTCCTGGATCTGGGGAACGGCGCGTTTGACCGGGCGTAA
- a CDS encoding carotenoid oxygenase family protein, which produces MASVLEKTIRGAVTAGVTSLAGLNRKRLSDDSPFLSGLHTPMADELTLTDLAVSGHIPPELDGRYVRIGPNPHFADGKGHHWFTGDGMVHGIKLKDGRAEWYRNRYIRSNALEEAGGPSAAPGPRRGMSDTVNTNVIQVASKTLALVEAGSYPAELSDGLETLAYSDFGGGLAGSFTAHPHHDPVTGEFHAICYDAAAPNRVTHVALDAQGTVLREMPIAVRNGPSIHDCALTSHYVVIFDLPVTFSMKALLSGHKFPYRWNREHRARVGLVRRDGGPTSVTWHDVDPAYVFHVANSYEDEQGRVVIDACAYDTMFDGDGGGPAGRNLGLERWTVDPSGGAVTRVTLDATPQEFPRPDERYFAQPYRYAWATGLPEKESADFVGPAPLIRHDLEAGTQIERQFGPHAVLGEFVFVPRHADAPEGDGWVMGYIIDRDRETTDLAILDAATLEDVARIHVPHIIPPGFHGNWLPAA; this is translated from the coding sequence ATGGCAAGCGTGCTGGAGAAAACCATTCGCGGGGCAGTGACCGCAGGCGTGACCAGTCTCGCTGGGCTCAATCGCAAGCGGCTGAGCGATGACAGCCCATTCCTGAGCGGCCTGCACACGCCGATGGCGGACGAGCTGACGCTGACGGATCTGGCGGTAAGCGGACACATTCCGCCGGAACTCGACGGCCGCTATGTCCGCATCGGACCCAATCCGCATTTCGCCGATGGCAAGGGGCACCACTGGTTCACGGGCGACGGCATGGTCCACGGGATCAAGCTGAAGGATGGCCGGGCCGAGTGGTACCGCAACCGCTACATCCGCTCGAACGCGTTGGAGGAAGCGGGCGGTCCGTCCGCCGCGCCGGGCCCGCGGCGCGGAATGAGCGACACCGTCAATACCAACGTGATTCAAGTCGCCAGCAAGACACTGGCGCTGGTGGAGGCAGGATCGTATCCCGCCGAGCTGAGCGACGGACTCGAAACGCTTGCGTACAGCGACTTCGGCGGCGGGCTCGCCGGTTCGTTTACTGCGCACCCGCATCACGATCCGGTCACAGGCGAGTTTCATGCGATCTGTTACGACGCGGCGGCGCCCAACCGGGTCACCCACGTTGCTCTCGATGCCCAAGGCACGGTTCTGCGCGAAATGCCCATCGCGGTCCGCAACGGCCCCTCGATCCACGATTGCGCGCTGACCTCGCATTATGTGGTAATCTTCGACCTGCCCGTGACGTTCTCGATGAAAGCGCTGCTGAGCGGGCACAAGTTCCCCTACCGCTGGAACCGTGAGCACCGCGCGCGCGTCGGCCTGGTGCGCCGCGATGGCGGCCCGACCAGCGTGACCTGGCACGATGTCGATCCCGCTTACGTCTTTCACGTCGCCAACAGTTATGAAGACGAGCAGGGCCGAGTGGTGATCGACGCCTGCGCTTACGACACGATGTTCGATGGCGACGGCGGCGGTCCAGCGGGACGCAACCTGGGGCTGGAGCGCTGGACCGTCGATCCGTCGGGCGGCGCCGTGACGCGGGTTACCCTGGATGCGACCCCGCAAGAGTTCCCGCGACCGGACGAACGGTATTTCGCGCAGCCGTACCGTTATGCTTGGGCGACCGGCCTGCCGGAGAAGGAAAGTGCGGACTTTGTCGGTCCGGCACCGCTGATCCGGCACGATCTGGAGGCAGGGACGCAGATCGAGCGCCAATTCGGACCGCACGCGGTGCTGGGCGAGTTCGTGTTCGTCCCCCGGCACGCCGACGCGCCGGAGGGTGACGGATGGGTGATGGGCTACATCATCGACCGGGATAGAGAGACCACCGACCTTGCGATCCTCGACGCTGCAACCTTGGAGGACGTCGCGCGGATCCATGTACCGCACATCATTCCGCCGGGGTTCCACGGGAATTGGCTGCCGGCAGCGTAG
- a CDS encoding ABC transporter ATP-binding protein, which yields METILDIAGLTKVYPSGLKALDGVDLQIRRGEIFALLGPNGAGKTTLIGAVCGLVRVTEGRITAFGQDLSQHWRHARKRIGLVPQELGFDMFDTVERQVAYSRGLFGSPPDPARIEEVLRSLSLWDKRKEQIRALSGGMKRRVLIAKALSHDPELLFLDEPTAGVDVELRRDMWRQIDRLRDQGVTVILTTHYIEEAEEMADRVGVINQGRLLLVDDKAAIMARLGRTEARFRLAAPLSAVPDSLCAYPLHLEDDGLTLAYRGGDGAGKGKAEIAAVAQALPQQGIAYTALDQKESSLEDIFVGLVEEGAA from the coding sequence ATGGAAACGATTCTCGACATCGCCGGGCTGACCAAGGTCTATCCCAGCGGGCTCAAGGCACTCGACGGGGTGGATCTGCAAATCCGGCGCGGGGAGATCTTCGCGCTGCTGGGGCCCAACGGCGCCGGCAAGACGACGCTGATCGGCGCAGTCTGCGGGCTGGTGCGGGTGACCGAAGGGCGCATCACGGCCTTCGGCCAGGACCTGTCGCAGCACTGGCGGCACGCGCGCAAGCGGATCGGGTTGGTGCCGCAGGAACTGGGCTTCGACATGTTCGATACGGTTGAGCGGCAGGTCGCCTATTCGCGCGGACTATTCGGATCGCCGCCGGACCCCGCCCGGATCGAAGAGGTGCTGCGCTCGCTGAGCCTGTGGGACAAGCGCAAGGAGCAAATCCGCGCCCTGTCCGGCGGCATGAAACGCCGCGTGCTGATCGCCAAGGCGTTGAGCCACGATCCCGAACTGCTGTTTCTCGATGAACCGACCGCCGGCGTCGATGTCGAGCTGCGGCGCGACATGTGGCGGCAGATCGATCGCCTGCGTGACCAGGGCGTCACCGTGATCCTGACGACTCACTACATCGAGGAAGCGGAAGAGATGGCCGACCGGGTCGGGGTGATCAATCAGGGGCGCCTGCTGCTGGTCGACGACAAGGCCGCGATCATGGCCCGGCTCGGCCGTACCGAGGCGCGTTTCCGCCTCGCGGCGCCTTTGAGCGCAGTGCCGGACAGTTTATGCGCCTACCCGCTGCATCTGGAGGACGACGGCCTCACGCTCGCCTATCGCGGCGGCGACGGGGCGGGGAAAGGCAAGGCGGAGATCGCCGCGGTCGCGCAGGCGCTGCCGCAGCAAGGGATCGCCTACACCGCGCTTGATCAGAAGGAATCGAGCCTGGAGGACATCTTCGTCGGTCTGGTCGAGGAGGGCGCGGCATGA
- a CDS encoding ABC transporter permease translates to MINWRSTYAIYRNELMRFMRTVFGSLVSPVLTTSLYFIVFGAAIGGQMNDVGGVDYGAFIVPGLLMLTLLSESTSNASFGIYMPRFTGAIYELLSAPVGVAETLLGFVGAAATKSLILAAVILLTATLFVDYTIAHPFFALLFILLVSASFSLLGFILGVWAEGFEKLQMVPLLILTPLTFLGGTFYSIDMLAEPWRTIALGNPIVYLVNGLRWTFYGKADVSIGVSLGLTLAFLAICITIIAWIFRSGWRLRS, encoded by the coding sequence ATGATCAACTGGCGCTCCACTTATGCGATCTATCGCAACGAACTGATGCGATTCATGCGTACCGTGTTCGGTTCGCTGGTTTCCCCGGTGCTCACCACCAGCCTCTATTTCATCGTCTTCGGCGCGGCGATCGGCGGGCAGATGAACGATGTCGGCGGGGTCGACTACGGCGCCTTCATTGTGCCCGGCCTGCTAATGCTGACGCTGCTGTCCGAAAGCACCAGCAACGCGAGCTTCGGGATTTACATGCCCCGCTTCACCGGGGCGATCTACGAGCTGCTTTCGGCCCCGGTGGGCGTGGCCGAGACGTTGCTGGGATTTGTCGGCGCGGCCGCGACCAAAAGCTTGATCCTGGCTGCCGTGATCCTGCTGACGGCGACGCTGTTCGTCGACTACACGATCGCGCATCCATTCTTCGCGCTGCTGTTCATCCTGCTGGTTTCGGCCAGCTTCTCCTTGCTGGGATTCATCCTGGGCGTGTGGGCGGAAGGGTTCGAGAAGCTGCAGATGGTGCCGCTGCTTATCCTAACGCCGCTGACGTTCCTGGGCGGCACGTTCTATTCGATCGACATGTTGGCCGAGCCGTGGCGCACGATCGCGCTGGGCAATCCCATCGTCTATCTGGTGAACGGTCTGCGGTGGACGTTCTATGGCAAGGCGGATGTAAGCATCGGCGTATCGCTCGGGCTGACGCTGGCATTCCTGGCGATCTGCATCACGATCATCGCGTGGATCTTCCGCTCTGGCTGGCGGCTCAGGAGTTGA
- the tgt gene encoding tRNA guanosine(34) transglycosylase Tgt — protein sequence MTPRFEFTIDATDGAARTGVIAMRRGEIRTPAFMPVGTAATVKAMKPDSVRATGADILLGNTYHLMLRPGAERVARLGGLHRFMNWPRPILTDSGGYQVMSLASLRKLTEEGVSFSSHIDGSKHLLTPERSMEIQRLLGSDIVMAFDECPRTDRPFAEIEASMEMSMRWARRSRDAFDAGGEHADNAALFGIQQGALDEGLRARSAGALREIGFDGYAIGGLAVGEGQEAMFATLDFAPGQLPHDAPRYLMGVGKPDDLVGAVLRGVDMFDCVLPTRSGRNGQAFTWAGPVNLRNARHAEDAGPLDPRCSCEVCGHYSRAYLHHLIKAGEMLGAMLLTEHNLSFYQQLMQAMRSAIAEGRMTAFASAFLAEYGAKG from the coding sequence ATGACGCCCCGTTTCGAGTTCACGATCGACGCCACCGATGGCGCCGCGCGTACCGGTGTGATCGCCATGCGCCGCGGCGAAATTCGCACACCTGCCTTCATGCCGGTGGGTACCGCTGCCACGGTGAAGGCGATGAAGCCGGACAGCGTCCGCGCCACCGGTGCCGACATCCTGCTCGGCAATACCTATCACCTGATGCTGCGGCCGGGCGCGGAGCGGGTCGCGCGGCTGGGCGGCCTTCATCGGTTCATGAACTGGCCGCGCCCGATCCTGACGGATAGCGGCGGCTATCAGGTCATGAGCCTTGCGAGCCTGCGCAAGCTGACCGAGGAGGGCGTGTCGTTCTCCAGCCATATCGACGGGTCCAAGCACCTGCTGACGCCCGAACGATCGATGGAGATCCAGCGCCTGCTGGGTAGCGACATCGTCATGGCATTCGACGAATGCCCGCGCACCGACCGTCCGTTCGCCGAGATCGAGGCGAGCATGGAGATGTCGATGCGCTGGGCCCGGCGGAGCCGCGACGCCTTCGATGCAGGGGGCGAGCACGCGGACAACGCGGCGCTGTTCGGCATCCAGCAGGGGGCGCTCGACGAGGGGCTTCGCGCTCGGTCAGCCGGTGCGCTGCGCGAGATCGGCTTCGATGGCTACGCCATCGGCGGGCTGGCCGTGGGCGAGGGGCAGGAGGCGATGTTCGCCACCCTCGATTTCGCGCCCGGGCAGTTGCCGCATGATGCGCCGCGTTACCTGATGGGGGTTGGCAAGCCCGACGATCTGGTGGGCGCGGTGCTGCGCGGCGTGGACATGTTCGATTGCGTCCTGCCAACCCGATCGGGCCGCAATGGGCAGGCATTCACCTGGGCCGGCCCGGTCAACCTGCGCAACGCGCGTCATGCCGAGGATGCCGGGCCGCTCGACCCGCGCTGCTCGTGCGAGGTGTGCGGCCATTACAGCCGCGCCTATCTTCATCACCTGATCAAGGCTGGCGAGATGCTGGGCGCGATGCTGCTGACGGAGCACAACCTGTCGTTCTACCAGCAGCTGATGCAAGCCATGCGAAGCGCGATCGCCGAGGGGCGGATGACCGCTTTCGCCAGCGCCTTTCTCGCTGAGTACGGCGCAAAGGGATGA
- a CDS encoding SDR family NAD(P)-dependent oxidoreductase, with protein MTWSRAVVIGASGGIGSALAAELDKRGCTVVGLSRSGPEDRHIDIEDEPSIARAAERVAAGGVADLVIVASGALSLGGKRPEKSWTALDADYLARLFAVNATGPALVAKHFLPLLPRYGRSAFAALGARVGSIGDNRLGGWYGYRASKAALVQLVRTLAVELARSRPEALCVTLHPGTVATSLSERFAAGRETFSPEEAAHHLLAVLDRLTPASSGRHFAWDGAEIAP; from the coding sequence ATGACGTGGTCTCGCGCCGTGGTGATAGGCGCGAGCGGAGGTATCGGCAGCGCGCTGGCAGCCGAATTGGACAAGCGTGGTTGCACGGTCGTGGGCCTGTCGCGCAGTGGCCCGGAAGACAGGCACATCGATATCGAAGACGAGCCGTCGATCGCGCGGGCGGCTGAGCGGGTTGCAGCGGGCGGGGTGGCCGACTTGGTGATTGTCGCCAGCGGTGCGCTCTCGCTCGGCGGCAAGAGGCCGGAGAAAAGCTGGACTGCGCTTGATGCCGACTACCTTGCGCGGCTGTTTGCGGTGAACGCCACCGGGCCCGCGCTGGTCGCCAAGCATTTTCTGCCGCTGTTGCCCCGCTATGGCCGCAGCGCGTTCGCGGCTCTCGGTGCCCGCGTCGGCAGTATCGGCGATAACCGGCTGGGGGGGTGGTACGGCTACCGCGCGTCGAAGGCCGCGTTGGTGCAGCTCGTCCGCACGCTGGCGGTGGAACTTGCCCGCAGCAGGCCCGAGGCGCTGTGCGTCACTCTCCATCCCGGGACTGTCGCCACCTCCTTGAGCGAAAGGTTTGCCGCCGGTCGGGAGACCTTTTCCCCTGAAGAGGCCGCGCATCATCTGCTCGCCGTCCTCGACCGCCTCACCCCCGCCAGCAGCGGCCGTCATTTCGCGTGGGATGGGGCGGAGATCGCACCCTAA
- the rpsD gene encoding 30S ribosomal protein S4: MSKRKSAKHKLDRRMGENIWGRPSSPVNRRSYGPGQHGQRRKGKTSDFGLQLRAKQKLKGYYGDVTEKQFKSTYAEASRMKGDTGQNLIGLLERRLDMVVYRAKFAPTIFAARQIVSHGHIRVNGVKCNIASRRIAAGDVISLGDKAKEMALVIEAQSLPERDIPDYVSPDGTDKITFTRVPTLDEVPYPVTMEPNLVVEFYSR, translated from the coding sequence ATGTCGAAGCGCAAGAGCGCCAAGCACAAACTCGACCGCCGGATGGGCGAGAACATCTGGGGCCGTCCCAGTTCTCCCGTCAATCGCCGCTCGTATGGCCCCGGCCAGCATGGTCAGCGCCGCAAGGGCAAGACCAGCGATTTCGGCCTCCAGCTGCGCGCCAAGCAGAAGCTCAAGGGCTACTATGGCGACGTGACCGAGAAACAGTTCAAGTCGACTTACGCCGAAGCCAGCCGCATGAAGGGCGACACCGGCCAGAACCTGATCGGCTTGCTCGAGCGCCGGCTGGACATGGTGGTGTACCGCGCGAAGTTCGCGCCGACGATCTTCGCCGCGCGCCAGATCGTCAGCCACGGCCACATCCGCGTCAACGGCGTGAAGTGCAACATCGCCAGCCGCCGCATCGCCGCGGGCGACGTCATCAGCCTGGGCGACAAGGCCAAGGAGATGGCTCTGGTTATCGAGGCGCAGAGCCTGCCCGAGCGTGACATCCCCGATTACGTCAGCCCCGATGGCACCGACAAGATCACCTTCACCCGCGTGCCCACGCTGGACGAAGTGCCTTACCCGGTGACGATGGAACCGAACCTGGTGGTCGAGTTCTACTCGCGCTGA
- a CDS encoding chorismate mutase, whose translation MTEIVSPDDCQTMREVRAGVDQTDRELIDLLERRFGYMRAAARIKQDRASVRDEGRKAAVIAAAADRAAAAGLPRDRIAELWDQLVEASIAYELIEWDRLRG comes from the coding sequence ATGACCGAAATCGTTTCACCTGACGATTGCCAGACCATGCGCGAAGTTCGCGCGGGCGTGGACCAGACCGACCGCGAGCTGATCGATTTGCTGGAGCGCCGCTTTGGCTACATGCGCGCCGCGGCTCGAATCAAGCAGGACCGGGCGTCAGTCCGCGACGAAGGGCGGAAGGCTGCGGTGATCGCCGCTGCGGCCGACCGGGCGGCTGCGGCCGGCCTTCCGCGCGACAGGATCGCGGAACTGTGGGACCAATTGGTCGAGGCATCGATCGCCTACGAACTGATCGAGTGGGACCGTCTGCGCGGTTAG
- a CDS encoding RNA methyltransferase — MADDPVIVLVRPQLGENIGKAARAMLNFGLTELRLVEPRDGWPNPSAGPAASGADIVLEKAQVFATTADAVADCAHVYATTVRKRGVTKPVVTPEAAAREIHSQIGRSAILFGPERSGLETDDVALARAILTVPINPEFGSLNLAQAVILVAYEWSKSQALSSPTEEELLPPAPQVELEGMIAQLETMLEPKGFFRPEDRRQHTRRTLRSLLTKPAWNHLEVRTVRGVLSHLAKPDRY; from the coding sequence GTGGCTGATGACCCGGTCATCGTGCTAGTGCGCCCCCAGCTAGGCGAGAACATCGGCAAGGCGGCGCGGGCGATGCTCAACTTCGGGCTTACCGAACTGCGCCTGGTTGAGCCGCGCGATGGCTGGCCCAACCCCTCGGCCGGGCCTGCGGCATCCGGCGCGGACATCGTGCTTGAAAAGGCACAAGTCTTCGCGACCACCGCCGATGCGGTCGCTGACTGCGCGCACGTGTATGCGACCACGGTGCGCAAGCGCGGGGTCACCAAGCCGGTGGTGACGCCCGAGGCAGCCGCGCGTGAAATCCATTCGCAGATCGGCCGCAGCGCGATCCTGTTCGGGCCCGAGCGATCGGGGCTGGAGACCGATGACGTTGCCCTCGCCCGCGCGATCCTGACGGTGCCGATCAATCCCGAATTCGGCTCCCTGAACCTGGCGCAGGCGGTCATCCTCGTCGCTTATGAATGGTCCAAATCCCAGGCGCTCAGCTCACCGACCGAGGAGGAGCTACTGCCCCCAGCCCCGCAGGTCGAATTGGAGGGGATGATCGCCCAGCTCGAGACGATGCTTGAGCCCAAAGGGTTTTTCCGGCCGGAAGACCGCAGGCAACATACCCGGCGCACCTTGCGGAGCCTGCTGACCAAGCCCGCGTGGAATCACTTGGAGGTCCGCACCGTCCGCGGGGTGCTCAGCCACCTGGCCAAGCCCGATCGGTACTAA
- the nrdR gene encoding transcriptional regulator NrdR produces the protein MRCPFCAHDDSQVKDSRPTEDSTAIRRRRQCERCGARFTTFERVQLREVVVVKSGANGLERRREPFDRAKLEQSIALAVRKRGLEQERLDQLISGIQRQVETSGESEVPSARIGELVMEGLRQLDSVAYIRFASVYRDFSEARDFEQFASSVRDIGGG, from the coding sequence ATGCGCTGCCCGTTCTGCGCCCACGACGATTCGCAGGTCAAGGACAGCCGCCCGACCGAGGACAGCACCGCGATCCGCCGCCGCCGCCAGTGTGAACGCTGCGGCGCGCGGTTCACCACCTTCGAACGGGTCCAGCTGCGCGAAGTGGTGGTGGTGAAATCAGGCGCCAATGGTCTGGAAAGGCGGCGTGAGCCGTTCGACCGCGCGAAGCTCGAACAGTCGATCGCGCTCGCGGTGCGGAAGCGCGGGCTGGAGCAGGAACGACTCGACCAGCTGATCAGCGGCATCCAGCGCCAGGTCGAAACGTCCGGCGAGAGCGAGGTGCCATCGGCGCGAATCGGCGAACTGGTGATGGAGGGGCTGCGCCAACTCGACAGCGTCGCCTACATCCGCTTCGCCAGCGTGTACCGCGACTTCAGCGAAGCGCGCGATTTCGAACAGTTCGCCAGCAGCGTACGGGACATCGGCGGTGGCTGA